A section of the Verrucomicrobiia bacterium genome encodes:
- a CDS encoding IMP dehydrogenase has translation MAVTSDIAALDAQFYQSAESFFGAYPNTGLTYDDVTLSTLYSDVLPKDTQLETNLAEGLQLHIPIVSADMDTVTEARMAIAMALNGGLGLIHYNMTEKEQLSEVSRVKNHVHGLIQDPIKVSPEQYIGDVLEMMEKRHFDFSTFPVVDAQGKLIGLLSGHVVKPRYAKRKVSEALTPRAQVHTITVKELAKDPIARADKFFTDNPGIHKLLVVDGEDRLHGLFTMSDIERITMERNAQFKPARDSHFRLLCGAAISAPRSSSGDLDRERIINHVGALVERGVDAVAVSTAHGHSKGVGETVKLVRGAFPKLAIIAGNVTSASGVAFLAEAGANVIKVGQGPGSICTTRIVAGVGIPQLTALYICSQAAKKLGVSIIADGGITKSGDIVKALTLAQSVICGGLLAGCPEAPGNIIEISGKLYKQYRGMGSIAAMKAGSAARYGHTADKTRKVAAEGVEALKEVSGSVDSVLTQLIGGIQSGMGYLGAGTLEQLRSKARYIRVSPAGQKEAAPHDVIEVKSGTKE, from the coding sequence ATGGCAGTTACGTCTGACATCGCCGCGCTTGACGCTCAGTTTTATCAGTCCGCCGAATCTTTCTTCGGCGCTTACCCCAATACCGGTCTCACGTACGATGATGTGACTTTGTCCACGTTGTACTCGGATGTCCTCCCCAAGGATACCCAACTGGAAACGAACCTGGCCGAAGGGCTGCAGCTCCATATCCCGATCGTGTCCGCTGATATGGATACGGTGACGGAGGCGCGGATGGCGATCGCCATGGCGCTGAATGGCGGCCTGGGGTTGATCCACTACAACATGACGGAGAAGGAGCAGCTCTCCGAGGTGAGCCGGGTGAAGAATCATGTGCATGGGCTGATCCAGGATCCGATCAAGGTATCGCCGGAGCAGTACATCGGTGATGTGCTGGAGATGATGGAGAAGCGGCATTTTGATTTCAGCACGTTCCCGGTGGTGGATGCGCAGGGGAAACTCATCGGCCTGCTCTCGGGGCATGTGGTGAAGCCGCGTTATGCAAAGCGGAAGGTGAGCGAAGCGCTCACGCCTCGCGCGCAAGTGCACACGATCACGGTGAAGGAGCTGGCGAAGGATCCGATCGCGCGTGCGGACAAGTTTTTCACGGATAATCCTGGTATCCATAAGCTCCTGGTGGTGGATGGCGAGGATCGCTTGCACGGGCTCTTCACGATGAGTGACATCGAGCGCATCACGATGGAGCGGAATGCGCAGTTCAAGCCGGCGCGGGACAGTCATTTCCGCCTGTTGTGCGGCGCGGCGATCTCGGCTCCGCGCTCAAGCAGCGGTGATCTGGATCGCGAACGCATCATCAATCACGTGGGCGCGCTGGTGGAACGTGGGGTGGATGCGGTGGCGGTGTCCACGGCGCATGGTCATAGCAAGGGTGTGGGTGAGACGGTGAAGCTGGTGCGGGGCGCGTTCCCGAAGCTGGCGATCATCGCGGGTAACGTGACGAGCGCAAGTGGCGTGGCGTTCCTGGCGGAGGCGGGCGCGAATGTGATCAAGGTGGGGCAGGGGCCGGGATCAATTTGCACGACGCGCATCGTGGCGGGCGTGGGTATCCCGCAGCTTACGGCGCTCTACATCTGTTCGCAGGCGGCGAAGAAATTGGGCGTCTCGATCATTGCGGATGGCGGCATCACGAAGTCGGGCGATATCGTGAAGGCGCTGACGCTGGCGCAATCGGTGATCTGCGGCGGGTTGCTGGCGGGTTGCCCGGAGGCACCGGGAAATATCATCGAGATCAGCGGGAAACTTTATAAGCAGTATCGCGGCATGGGGAGCATCGCGGCGATGAAGGCGGGTTCCGCGGCGCGTTACGGTCACACGGCGGATAAGACGCGCAAGGTGGCGGCCGAGGGCGTGGAAGCGCTCAAAGAAGTGTCCGGCTCGGTGGATAGCGTGCTGACGCAGTTGATCGGCGGCATCCAGTCAGGCATGGGTTATCTGGGCGCGGGGACGTTGGAGCAATTGCGCAGCAAGGCGCGTTACATCCGCGTGAGTCCGGCAGGCCAGAAGGAAGCGGCCCCGCACGATGTGATCGAGGTGAAGAGCGGGACGAAGGAGTAG
- a CDS encoding SIR2 family protein, which translates to MSVYASPDQLLGDPKQVKAILVDALRAGYLSVFLGAGLSMSTTPECDDDVKVDPVFPSWGELVKLVCSDSGVPFDSTIKTNDYLLQASEEAETAVEGAGQSFASVVEKALYTRCKSYSTEFLKIDLLIALGSLVMTSTRGKASAVVNYNYDDLLEWYLMLHGFTVSVVSSLPDLIPRADVVVYHPHGFLPLSTRLAAKKTGTVVLSKRSYQRVLKELDPWNEFQRFCLGCNISLFIGMSGDDPHVEWLYSSVHDDVSGGRILGVIVLMDTPLNRGRAASAKNRGIIHYYIKSHNDLPKFILELCQAAAEA; encoded by the coding sequence ATGAGTGTTTACGCCTCTCCAGATCAACTCTTAGGCGATCCTAAGCAGGTAAAGGCCATACTGGTGGATGCGCTTAGGGCGGGTTATCTGTCAGTTTTTCTTGGAGCGGGGTTGTCCATGTCGACAACTCCAGAATGCGACGATGATGTGAAAGTTGATCCCGTTTTTCCCTCTTGGGGAGAATTAGTGAAGCTAGTCTGTTCAGATTCTGGAGTTCCATTCGATTCAACAATCAAGACGAATGATTATCTTCTGCAAGCTTCTGAAGAAGCTGAAACTGCAGTGGAAGGCGCAGGGCAATCTTTTGCTTCCGTAGTCGAAAAGGCATTGTATACGCGTTGCAAATCATATAGCACAGAGTTTCTTAAAATTGATCTATTGATTGCTCTTGGTTCGCTTGTCATGACATCAACCCGGGGCAAGGCTTCTGCTGTTGTTAACTATAACTATGATGATTTGTTGGAATGGTATCTAATGCTTCATGGTTTTACGGTCTCAGTTGTTAGCAGTCTTCCAGATTTGATTCCAAGAGCTGATGTTGTTGTTTATCACCCTCATGGATTCTTGCCTTTGTCAACTAGACTTGCGGCCAAAAAGACTGGAACAGTTGTTTTGTCAAAACGAAGTTACCAACGAGTCCTAAAAGAGCTTGATCCTTGGAATGAATTCCAGAGATTTTGCCTTGGTTGTAATATTTCTTTATTTATCGGAATGTCTGGTGATGATCCCCATGTTGAGTGGTTATATTCCTCGGTTCATGACGATGTGAGTGGTGGAAGAATACTTGGAGTGATTGTTCTTATGGATACTCCTTTAAATAGGGGTAGAGCTGCTAGTGCTAAAAATCGAGGTATCATTCACTATTATATTAAATCACATAATGATTTACCGAAATTTATTTTGGAGCTTTGTCAGGCAGCAGCGGAAGCGTAA
- the ruvC gene encoding crossover junction endodeoxyribonuclease RuvC: MTWEYGVWHHPGVGISPKDFATMQERTATGRRRPAPSPVPMGAELSVPSKKSGHARLLGIDPSLRGTGYGVIELGKPYPKTLAQGTLKCPAGWDQSRCLAKISQGIRDVIQQFKPEVCAVEGLFFAQNLQTALIMGQARGAALCMVAEAGLEIFEISPRKVKQSIVGYGAAQKLAVAKMVQRMLHLEEVPDADAADALAIALAYAQTQTGFSLTPPKRV, from the coding sequence GTGACATGGGAATACGGCGTTTGGCATCATCCGGGCGTGGGTATTTCCCCGAAAGACTTCGCTACCATGCAGGAACGCACGGCTACTGGCCGTCGCAGACCTGCTCCCTCGCCTGTGCCGATGGGGGCTGAGCTTTCGGTGCCTTCCAAGAAATCGGGGCATGCGCGATTGCTGGGTATCGATCCTTCTTTACGCGGAACGGGTTACGGGGTGATCGAGTTGGGCAAGCCGTATCCGAAGACATTGGCGCAAGGGACGTTGAAATGTCCGGCGGGTTGGGATCAATCACGGTGTTTGGCGAAGATTTCTCAAGGCATCCGCGACGTGATCCAGCAATTCAAACCCGAAGTGTGCGCGGTGGAGGGTTTGTTCTTCGCGCAGAATCTGCAGACGGCGCTCATCATGGGGCAAGCTCGCGGAGCGGCGCTGTGCATGGTGGCGGAGGCGGGTTTGGAGATATTTGAAATCTCGCCGCGCAAGGTGAAGCAAAGCATCGTGGGTTACGGCGCGGCACAAAAGTTGGCGGTGGCAAAGATGGTGCAGCGGATGTTGCATCTGGAAGAAGTGCCGGATGCGGATGCGGCGGATGCACTGGCTATCGCACTGGCCTATGCGCAAACGCAAACAGGTTTCTCGCTGACTCCGCCGAAGCGGGTTTAA
- the ruvA gene encoding Holliday junction branch migration protein RuvA, with product MIAFLKGKLVDAHLTHAIVDVQGVGYEVLIPSSSYDKLPQPGQEVVILTHLAIREDAHVLYGFMTTAERDMFRLLINTVSGIGPKIALNILSGINVTAFRGAVANGDVKALSQISGVGKKTAERIVVELKDKVGATAAFEASSAARAIPPEDQKLHDAMQALMALGMKQNDAQEAVRAALAVLGAEATTEKLVRAALKKG from the coding sequence ATGATCGCTTTTCTCAAAGGCAAGCTGGTGGATGCACATCTCACGCATGCAATCGTAGACGTGCAGGGCGTGGGTTATGAAGTGCTCATCCCCTCCTCCTCTTATGACAAGCTGCCGCAACCGGGGCAGGAGGTTGTCATCCTGACGCATCTGGCCATTCGTGAAGATGCGCATGTGCTCTATGGCTTCATGACGACGGCGGAGCGGGACATGTTCCGCCTCTTGATCAATACGGTGAGCGGTATCGGGCCGAAGATCGCGCTGAACATCTTGAGCGGGATCAATGTGACGGCATTTCGCGGAGCAGTGGCGAATGGGGATGTGAAGGCGCTCTCACAGATTTCCGGCGTGGGCAAGAAGACGGCGGAACGCATCGTGGTGGAATTGAAGGACAAGGTGGGCGCGACAGCGGCATTTGAAGCAAGCAGTGCGGCCCGGGCCATCCCACCGGAAGATCAGAAATTGCACGATGCCATGCAGGCACTCATGGCACTGGGTATGAAACAAAATGACGCGCAGGAAGCGGTGCGCGCAGCCTTGGCCGTATTGGGAGCCGAAGCGACGACGGAGAAACTCGTGCGGGCAGCTTTGAAAAAGGGATGA
- a CDS encoding lysophospholipid acyltransferase family protein, which yields MSAAKPIPPRKSGVVVPQKPKWHGRLAARLIYGLTQIVAATTRFRWEDNSGLMKPGDKNQAIYSIWHNRLAYSLVIYQRYVREHTGRELASLVSASKDGGLLARVLELFGTRPVRGSSSRRGPQALREMVSAAEDGCVLAITPDGPRGPCYQVQEGIIGLAQVTELPIIPVSYHLSFKFRIKSWDRFQVPLPFGTCTVKFGEPITIPREAGEKEREQLRAELQRRMLELNGNDE from the coding sequence ATGAGCGCAGCGAAGCCCATTCCACCGCGCAAGTCCGGCGTCGTCGTGCCACAGAAACCGAAGTGGCACGGACGGCTGGCGGCGCGTTTGATCTATGGGCTGACGCAGATCGTGGCGGCGACGACGCGATTTCGCTGGGAGGATAATTCCGGTTTGATGAAGCCGGGTGACAAGAACCAGGCCATCTACAGCATCTGGCATAACCGGCTGGCGTATTCTCTAGTCATCTATCAGCGCTATGTGCGCGAGCACACGGGGCGTGAACTGGCCTCACTGGTGAGTGCGAGCAAGGATGGTGGATTGCTGGCGCGGGTACTGGAGCTTTTCGGCACGCGACCGGTGCGTGGGTCATCGAGTCGCCGTGGACCACAGGCTTTGCGTGAGATGGTTTCGGCTGCGGAAGATGGTTGTGTGCTGGCCATCACGCCGGATGGGCCGCGCGGGCCGTGTTATCAGGTGCAGGAAGGAATCATCGGACTGGCGCAGGTGACGGAGCTGCCGATCATCCCGGTGTCTTATCACCTGTCATTCAAGTTTCGGATCAAAAGCTGGGATCGCTTTCAGGTGCCGTTGCCGTTCGGGACATGCACGGTGAAATTCGGGGAGCCGATCACGATTCCGCGCGAAGCAGGAGAGAAGGAGCGGGAGCAACTCAGAGCGGAGTTGCAGCGGCGGATGCTGGAGCTTAATGGAAATGACGAATGA
- a CDS encoding DUF721 domain-containing protein, translating into MAYQSNDRSHVLNAWRGYNVAAAEKMAADKGRPAGSLVSQVMGSLGLDRRRSEAEIGKVWNHLIDPQITAHAQPTGLNKGTLFVSVDSNVWLNEIVRYRRKEILDRLQHSFGKETIVRISFRVG; encoded by the coding sequence ATGGCCTATCAATCCAACGACCGCTCGCACGTCCTGAACGCGTGGCGCGGGTACAATGTCGCCGCCGCTGAAAAGATGGCGGCGGACAAAGGCCGTCCTGCGGGCTCGTTGGTCTCGCAGGTCATGGGCAGCTTGGGATTGGACCGTCGCCGTTCCGAGGCTGAGATCGGCAAAGTGTGGAATCATCTCATTGATCCGCAGATCACCGCCCACGCCCAACCCACCGGCCTGAACAAAGGCACCCTGTTCGTCTCCGTGGATAGCAACGTGTGGCTGAACGAGATCGTCCGCTACCGCCGCAAAGAAATCCTCGACCGCCTTCAACACAGCTTCGGTAAAGAAACCATCGTGCGGATTTCTTTTCGCGTGGGGTAA
- a CDS encoding dUTPase, whose translation MEKPDQLRELFRMQKALNERIGVHTDGMTEEEKTKWILNYTRAMSQEMAELTDSVPWKWWAKYQKFDEQNARVEVVDLFHFLISMAQVLGMSADDVYAAYVKKNEVNFKRQESGYVKKDHDDSKHI comes from the coding sequence ATGGAAAAACCAGACCAGTTGCGGGAACTTTTTCGGATGCAGAAGGCGCTCAATGAACGCATCGGCGTGCATACGGACGGCATGACGGAAGAGGAAAAGACCAAGTGGATACTGAACTACACCCGCGCCATGTCGCAAGAGATGGCCGAGCTCACCGACAGCGTCCCGTGGAAATGGTGGGCCAAATACCAAAAGTTCGATGAACAGAACGCCCGTGTGGAAGTTGTGGACCTTTTCCATTTCCTCATCAGCATGGCCCAAGTCCTCGGCATGAGCGCCGATGACGTCTACGCCGCCTACGTGAAGAAGAACGAAGTGAATTTCAAACGCCAAGAGTCCGGTTACGTGAAGAAAGATCACGACGACTCGAAGCATATCTAG
- a CDS encoding SAM-dependent methyltransferase: MQNTDPIAEFIERIGTSLQDGTFVRLVLSGPTQPDDGLERVMVRRVVLKQVPHLAVTFKRRTNDIAKNLPMEKAMSWIEEQVHGEWKSVLLGTTQKDWQLHFPSKGKPQLSMHKASVATAPTATHDRERVRMLDASANDWLSALGVVDHTGKVLPSMNDKHRQINRYLEILSHLLDDCGWRPGQPLNIADMGCGKGYLTFAIWHWLRRTKNSPVEVLGVEARPDLVEKTNGIAQEINAEGLTFMEGTIESARVKEIEVLIALHACNTATDEALRQGIDLRSKLIVVAPCCHKEVRPQMQHPMVLAPVLRHGVMEERMAEWATDGLRALYLEWAGYKTKVFEFVSSEHTPKNLMIAAVRDGEPFVNHAAKERIEEMKKFFGIKKHSLDSLLKVEIPK, encoded by the coding sequence ATGCAGAATACAGATCCTATCGCGGAGTTCATCGAGAGAATCGGCACGAGCCTGCAAGACGGCACGTTTGTGCGCTTGGTCTTGTCCGGGCCCACCCAGCCGGATGACGGCTTGGAGCGGGTGATGGTACGTCGCGTGGTATTGAAGCAGGTGCCGCATCTGGCGGTGACCTTCAAGCGGCGCACGAATGACATCGCCAAGAATTTGCCGATGGAAAAAGCGATGAGCTGGATCGAGGAGCAAGTCCACGGCGAGTGGAAGAGCGTGCTGTTGGGCACGACGCAGAAGGACTGGCAACTGCACTTCCCGAGCAAGGGCAAGCCGCAGCTCTCCATGCATAAGGCGAGCGTGGCCACGGCTCCGACCGCGACGCATGATCGCGAGCGCGTTCGCATGCTGGATGCGTCTGCGAATGACTGGCTCTCAGCACTCGGCGTGGTGGATCACACGGGCAAGGTGTTGCCCTCCATGAACGACAAGCACCGGCAGATCAACCGTTACCTGGAGATCCTTTCACACTTGCTGGATGATTGCGGATGGCGACCGGGCCAGCCGTTGAACATCGCGGACATGGGTTGCGGGAAGGGTTACCTGACCTTCGCCATCTGGCATTGGCTGCGCCGCACGAAGAATTCACCGGTGGAAGTGTTGGGTGTGGAAGCGCGTCCTGACTTGGTCGAGAAGACGAATGGCATCGCACAGGAGATCAATGCAGAGGGATTGACCTTCATGGAAGGGACGATCGAGAGCGCGCGGGTGAAGGAAATCGAGGTGTTGATCGCCTTGCACGCGTGCAATACGGCTACGGATGAGGCGTTGCGACAGGGCATCGATCTGCGCTCCAAACTCATCGTGGTGGCGCCGTGCTGCCATAAGGAAGTGCGCCCGCAAATGCAGCATCCGATGGTACTCGCGCCGGTCTTGCGTCACGGCGTGATGGAAGAGCGCATGGCGGAATGGGCTACGGATGGCTTGCGTGCGCTGTATCTGGAATGGGCTGGTTACAAGACGAAGGTGTTCGAGTTCGTTTCGTCCGAGCATACGCCGAAGAACCTGATGATCGCCGCAGTGCGTGATGGTGAGCCTTTTGTGAATCACGCAGCGAAGGAACGGATCGAGGAGATGAAGAAGTTCTTCGGGATCAAGAAACACAGCCTGGATTCTCTGCTGAAGGTGGAGATACCGAAGTGA